From a single Kryptolebias marmoratus isolate JLee-2015 linkage group LG17, ASM164957v2, whole genome shotgun sequence genomic region:
- the aclyb gene encoding ATP-citrate synthase isoform X1, protein MSAKAISEQTGKEFLYKHISTSATILNRFRYASVTAETDWDRLTQDHPWLLTERLVVKPDQLLKRRGKLGLVGINLDLQGVKEWLKGHLMKETTVGKAKGVLKNFLIEPFVPHTQENEVYVCIYADREGDFVLFHHEGGVEVGDVDAKAQKLMVGVDEKLSEDQVKEQLLTHVPSDVKETLASFIVGLFNLYEDLYFTYLEINPLVVTQDGVFVLDMAAKIDATADFICKAKWGDVEFPPPFGREAYPEEAYIADLDAKSGASLKLTLLNPRGRIWTMVAGGGASVVYSDTICDLGGVDELANYGEYSGAPSEQQTYDYAKTILSLMTREKHPEGKVLIIGGSIANFTNVAATFKGIVRAIKDYQGPLKEHEVSIFVRRGGPNYQEGLRVMGEVGKTTGIPIHVFGTETHMTAIVGMALGHRPIPNQPPMAAHTANFLLNASANSAATPASSRTASFSEAKTTNDVTPPKKSKAGLPPDSLHSILWPLKNVVTGDWKEAQASSGCSGAKATTLFSKQTKAIVWGMQTRAVQGMLDFDYVCSRDQPSVAAMVYPFTGDHKQKFYWGHKEILLPVYKNMDDAMKKHHEVDVLISFASLRSAFDSTMETMQYPQIHTIAIIAEGIPEAQTRKLIKIADEKGVTIIGPATVGGIKPGCFKIGNTGGMLDNILASKLYRPGSVAYVSRSGGMSNELNNIISRTTDGVYEGVAIGGDRYPGSTFMDHVLRYQDTPGIKMIVVLGEIGGTEEYKICQGIKEGRISKPVVCWCIGTCATMFASEVQFGHAGACANQASETAVAKNQALRDAGVFVPKSFDELGDVIKTVYDELVANGTIVPAQEVPPPTVPMDYSWARELGLIRKPASFMTSICDERGQELIYAGMSITEVFKEEMGIGGVLGLLWFQRRLPRYACQFIEMCLMVTADHGPAVSGAHNTIVCARAGKDLISSLTSGLLTIGDRFGGALDAAAKQFSKAFDSGMLPMEFVNKMKKDGKLIMGIGHRVKSINNPDMRVQILKDFVKQHFPSSQLLDYALDVEKITTSKKPNLILNVDGFIGVSFVDLLRTCGGFTRAEADEFVEIGALNGIFVLGRSMGFIGHYLDQKRLKQGLYRHPWDDISYVLPEHMSM, encoded by the exons ATGTCTGCGAAAGCGATATCGGAGCAGACGGGGAAGGAGTTCCTGTACAAGCACATCTCCACATCAGCCACCATACTGAACCGTTTTCGTTACGCCAGCGTGACTGCTGAGACCGACTGGGATCGCCTCACACAGGACCACCCATGGCTGCTGACAGaa AGGCTGGTCGTGAAGCCGGATCAACTCCTCAAACGGCGCGGGAAGCTGGGGCTGGTGGGCATCAACCTGGACCTCCAGGGTGTCAAAGAGTGGCTCAAAGGTCACCTTATGAAAGAAACTACT GTAGGAAAGGCAAAAGGCGTGTTGAAGAACTTCCTCATTGAGCCTTTTgtcccacacacacag GAGAACGAGGTCTATGTGTGTATCTACGCCGACCGTGAGGGCGACTTTGTACTCTTCCACCACGAaggaggggtggaggtgggtgaCGTGGACGCCAAGGCGCAGAAGCTGATGGTCGGCGTGGACGAGAAACTCAGCGAGGACCAAGTCAAGGAGCAGCTCCTCACACATGTTCCTAGTGACGTGAAAGA AACCCTGGCCAGTTTTATTGTGGGACTCTTCAACTTATATGAAGACCTCTACTTCACCTACCTTGAAATCAACCCTCTTG TCGTCACCCAGGATGGAGTGTTTGTCCTCGACATGGCAGCCAAGATCGATGCGACGGCAGATTTTATCTGTAAGGCTAAATGGGGTGACGTGGAGTTTCCTCCACCCTTTGGCAGGGAAGCGTATCCTGAG GAAGCCTACATCGCAGATTTGGATGCAAAGAGTGGCGCCAGCTTGAAGCTAACCCTGCTGAACCCACGAGGCAGGATCTGGACCATGGTAGCTGGAGGAGGAGCGTCAGTGGTCTACAG tgACACAATCTGTGACCTGGGTGGGGTGGATGAGCTGGCAAATTATGGCGAGTACTCCGGTGCACCCAGCGAACAGCAGACCTACGACTACGCAAAAACCATTCTCTCACTGATGACTCGTGAGAAACACCCTGAAG GAAAAGTGCTGATCATCGGAGGAAGCATTGCAAATTTCACCAACGTGGCAGCCACGTTCAAG GGCATCGTCAGGGCTATCAAAGACTACCAGGGTCCTCTGAAGGAGCACGAGGTCTCCATCTTTGTGCGACGTGGGGGGCCCAACTACCAAGAAGGCCTGAGGGTGATGGGAGAAGTAG GAAAGACCACAGGTATTCCTATTCATGTGTTTGGAACTGAGACCCACATGACGGCCATCGTTGGGATGGCTCTGGGTCACCGGCCGATCCCTAATCAGCCTCCGATGGCGGCCCATACCGCCAACTTCCTCCTCAACGCCAGCGCCAACAGTGCAGCG ACTCCTGCTTCATCCAGAACGGCTTCCTTCTCCGAAGCCAAGACTACCAATGACGTCACCCCACCCAAAAAGTCAAAGGCAGGTCTTCCCCCAG ACTCTCTTCATTCTATCCTGTGGCCTCTGAAGAATGTGGTCACAGGCGATTGGAAAG AAGCTCAAGCTTCTTCAGGCTGCAGTGGAG CCAAAGCCACCACGCTGTTCAGCAAGCAGACCAAGGCCATTGTCTGGGGCATGCAGACACGTGCCGTGCAGGGCATGCTGGATTTTGACTACGTCTGCTCACGTGACCAACCCTCTGTGGCCGCCATGGTGTACCCTTTCAC TGGTGACCACAAGCAGAAGTTTTATTGGGGTCACAAAGAGATCCTGCTGCCGGTCTATAAGAACATGGATGACGCCATGAAGAAGCATCATGAGGTGGACGTCCTGATCAGCTTCGCCTCTCTGCGCTCGGCCTTTGACAGCACCATGGAGACCATGCAGTACCCACAG ATTCACACCATCGCCATCATCGCCGAGGGCATCCCAGAAGCTCAAACAAGAAAGTTGATCAAGATCGCCGATGAGAAAGGCGTCACTATCATTGGCCCTGCAACG GTTGGTGGTATCAAGCCTGGTTGCTTCAAGATCGGCAACACGGGCGGCATGCTGGACAACATCCTGGCGTCCAAACTGTACCGTCCTGGCAGCGTGGCGTACGTGTCGCGCTCCGGGGGCATGTCCAACGAGCTGAACAACATCATCTCTCGCACTACTGATGGCGTCTACGAAGGCGTGGCCATCGGAGGGGACAG ATATCCAGGGTCCACCTTCATGGACCACGTCCTTCGTTACCAGGACACGCCAGGGATAAAGATGATCGTGGTTCTGGGAGAA ATCGGCGGCACCGAGGAGTACAAAATCTGCCAGGGCATCAAAGAGGGCCGGATCAGCAAACCTGTCGTGTGCTGGTGTATTGGAACCTGTGCCACCATGTttgcctcagag GTTCAGTTCGGCCATGCAGGAGCTTGTGCCAACCAGGCCTCTGAGACGGCAGTGGCGAAGAACCAGGCTCTGAGAGATGCTGGAGTTTTTGTACCAAAGAGCTTTGATGAGCTGGGGGACGTCATCAA GACCGTGTATGACGAGCTGGTGGCCAACGGTACAATTGTTCCTGCTCAGGAGGTTCCTCCCCCAACCGTTCCAATGGATTATTCCTGGGCCAGG gaGCTGGGCCTGATTCGTAAGCCGGCCTCATTCATGACAAGCATCTGCGACGAGCGAGGCCAGGAGCTCATCTACGCTGGCATGTCCATCACCGAGGTCTTTAAGGAGGAGATGGGAATAGGAGGAGTCCTCGGTTTGCTCTGGTTCCAGCGCAG GCTGCCGCGTTACGCCTGTCAGTTCATCGAGATGTGTCTGATGGTGACCGCTGATCACGGTCCTGCCGTTTCTGGGGCTCACAACACGATCGTCTGCGCTCGAGCTGGCAAAGACCTGATCTCGAGCCTCACCTCTGGCCTGCTCACCATC GGGGACCGTTTCGGAGGCGCCCTGGACGCTGCAGCGAAGCAGTTCAGCAAGGCGTTCGACAGCGGCATGCTGCCCATGGAGTTCGTCAACAAGATGAAGAAGGACGGCAAGCTGATCATGGGTATTGGCCACAGGGTCAAATCA ATCAACAACCCCGACATGCGAGTGCAGATTCTGAAGGACTTTGTTAAGCAGCATTTTCCCTCGTCTCAGCTACTCGACTACGCTCTGGATGTGGAGAAGATCACCACCTCCAAG AAACCCAACCTGATCCTAAACGTAGACGGTTTCATTGGCGTTTCCTTTGTGGACCTGCTGAGGACATGTGGAGGCTTCACACG GGCAGAAGCAGATGAGTTTGTGGAAATCGGCGCTCTGAATGGGATCTTTGTCCTGGGCCGCAGTATGGGCTTCATCG GGCATTACTTGGACCAGAAGAGGCTGAAACAGGGTCTGTACCGCCACCCGTGGGACGACATCTCCTACGTGCTTCCTGAGCACATGTCTATGTAA